The following are encoded together in the Planctomycetota bacterium genome:
- a CDS encoding class I SAM-dependent methyltransferase, giving the protein MTSNPLPSPFDDAVLYDLMMGDLDFDLEFWRGVAKESGGPVLDVGCGTGRITLALLGDGHDVDGVDLSEPMLERLRVKARNLGHSPSLLVGDMRNFTMPRRYARVICGFNSFAHNLTTADQLAALRNMRGHLTPGGAAVIHMSYPDAELWTCEEGIPILEHTAPNPRTNGTIRIYDTRRLNRIEQTQHSVMEIQELDAAGVVVARHPSETHVRWIFKPELELLMVAAGFSRWDIVSGHDRLPVTQTRDPMYAIGWG; this is encoded by the coding sequence GTGACCAGCAATCCGCTCCCTTCGCCATTCGACGACGCCGTTCTCTACGACCTGATGATGGGGGACCTGGATTTCGACCTTGAGTTCTGGCGCGGGGTGGCGAAAGAGAGCGGGGGACCGGTGCTCGACGTGGGCTGCGGGACGGGTCGCATCACGTTGGCGCTGCTGGGCGATGGACACGACGTTGATGGCGTCGATCTTTCTGAACCAATGCTCGAGCGGCTTCGGGTCAAGGCCAGGAATCTTGGCCACTCGCCCTCGCTGCTTGTTGGCGACATGCGGAACTTCACGATGCCTCGCCGCTACGCGAGGGTGATCTGCGGATTCAATTCCTTCGCCCACAACCTGACCACGGCCGACCAGCTCGCGGCGCTGCGCAACATGCGGGGGCATCTGACTCCGGGCGGCGCGGCGGTGATTCACATGTCCTATCCCGATGCCGAACTTTGGACCTGCGAGGAGGGCATTCCCATCCTCGAGCACACCGCCCCCAACCCGAGGACCAATGGCACAATTCGCATCTATGACACGCGGCGTCTGAACCGCATCGAGCAAACCCAGCATTCGGTGATGGAGATTCAGGAACTCGACGCCGCGGGGGTCGTTGTTGCTCGTCACCCATCTGAAACCCATGTGCGATGGATCTTTAAGCCGGAACTCGAGCTGTTAATGGTTGCTGCGGGTTTCTCACGTTGGGACATCGTGAGTGGCCATGATCGCCTTCCCGTGACCCAGACAAGGGATCCCATGTACGCAATTGGATGGGGCTAA